The following proteins come from a genomic window of Rissa tridactyla isolate bRisTri1 chromosome 13, bRisTri1.patW.cur.20221130, whole genome shotgun sequence:
- the FOXN4 gene encoding forkhead box protein N4 — protein MIESRIPAIMSGIIRNSGHSHHPSQEYRLLASDPPQLGEDDLPSDLQSLSWLTSVDVPRLQQMASGRMDFSLGAQNAMLQQTGPVASNMHSTGAPGAMIHVQASLPQAILGLNSISTHGANMNQYAVGGQPSPSLQTQQQLFPPPHSQQVFALAQNTQQCNPAAIYNASYGTQPHYSQPRLAPHAAQELHPKHYPKPIYSYSCLIAMALKNSKTGSLPVSEIYSFMKEHFPYFKTAPDGWKNSVRHNLSLNKCFEKVENKMSGTSRKGCLWALNPAKIDKMEEEMQKWKRKDLAAIHRSMANPEELDKLITDRPENCRRPSKQAESEVSTLNHMAAAQGRVSISQLQPQPIMTLSLQSIPLHHQIQTQARIAPDSPAPAQTPPLHTLPDMSHSPLAHHPMGRAPPDFLNMTADMNTEVDALDPSIMDFALQGNIWEEMKDDSFSLDTLGAFSNSPLHLSDCDLGTPGLTPVSSGSDHSFSDLQVTGLYATYTTLDNVAAAQYMNPQGNKPIPLL, from the exons ATGATAGAGAGCCGCATCCCGGCCATAATGTCAGGAATCATTAGGAATTCAGGGCACAGTCACCACCCTTCACAGGAGTACAG ACTCTTAGCTTCCGACCCCCCCCAGCTGGGTGAAGATGACCTCCCCAGCGACTTACAGTCCTTGTCGTGGCTGACGTCTGTTGATGTCCCTCGCTTGCAGCAGATGGCCAGTGGAAGAATGGATTTTAGCCTTGGCGCCCAGAACGCGATGCTACAACAGACAG GTCCTGTAGCGAGCAACATGCACTCGACGGGAGCACCTGGAGCAATGATTCATGTCCAGGCCAGCCTGCCACAGGCAATCCTGGGACTGAATTCTATTTCAACACACGGAGCAAAC ATGAACCAGTATGCTGTAGGTGGGCAGCCATCTCCcagtttacaaacacagcaacaactctttcctcctcctcattcaCAGCAAGTGTTTGCCCTAGCACAGAACACACAGCAG TGTAACCCAGCAGCAATCTACAACGCATCCTACGGGACTCAGCCACACTATTCTCAGCCGCGTCTGGCTCCTCACGCTGCCCAAGAACTGCACCCAAAGCATTACCCCAAGCCCATCTATTCGTATAG TTGTTTGATTGCGATGGCcctgaagaacagcaaaacagGCAGTCTCCCAGTGAGCGAGATCTACAGCTTCATGAAGGAGCACTTTCCCTACTTCAAG ACAGCCCCCGACGGCTGGAAGAACTCCGTGCGCCACAACCTGTCCCTGAATAAGTGTTTCGAGAAGGTGGAGAACAAGATGAGCGGCACCTCTCGCAAAGGGTGCCTGTGGGCTCTCAACCCTGCCAAGATCGACAAGATGGAGGAGGAGATGCAGAAGTGGAAGCGGAAGGACTTAGCAGCTATCCACAGGAGCATGGCTAACCCAG AGGAGCTAGACAAGCTGATCACTGACAGACCCGAGAACTGCAGGCGGCCCAGCAAACAGGCGGAGTCTGAGGTCTCCACCCTGAACCACATGGCAGCAGCCCAGGGCCGCGTCTCCAtctcccagctgcagcctcagCCGATCATGACGCTCTCGCTGCAgtccatccccctgcaccaccaGATCCAGACCCAGGCTCGCATCGCCCCGGACTCACCGGCACCTGCGCAGACGCCTCCTCTCCATACTCTGCCTGACATGAGCCACAGCCCTCTTGCCCACCATCCCATGGGACGCGCGCCTCCCGACTTCCTGAACATGACGGCAGACATGAACACAGAGGTGGATGCTCTTGACCCAAGCATTATGGATTTTGCATTGCAAG gtAACATATGGGAGGAAATGAAAGACGACAGCTTCAGCCTTGATACCCTGGGTGCCTTCAGCAACTCCCCGCTCCACCTCTCAGACTGTgacctgggcacccctggcctcACCCCTGTCTCCAGCGGCAGCGATCACTCCTTCTCAGACTTGCAGGTCACCGGCCTTTATGCCACCTACACGACACTGGACAACGTAGCAGCAGCTCAGTACATGAACCCCCAAGGCAACAAACCCATCCCTCTGCTCTGA